TCAATCTATTTTTTAATTTTTCTTAATTACTCAGTACTATGAAAAAATTCTGCTATTCCCTTTTAATGATTTTACCGTTTCTTTTTCTAAATGTTGATGCTGCTTTTGCCCAGCACATTTTTTTAAAAGCCGGAGAGCTCACCGCCAAAGGCAGTTTGATTAAAGGCTATGAAAATTATATTGAGATTACAGGGGTGCAGTTTGGCGCCGAAGCAGAATCTTCTTACACCAAAGGTGGCGGTGCGTCGGTTGGAAAACCAAGTTTCGATGTAATTTCAATTACTAAGAATGTGGATAAATTATCAAACGAACTACTGAAAAATATTGCGGCAGGCAAGTCCATTCCACTGATTGAAATTGCTACAACAGCAAGGCCGCAGCAGGGCAGCGAATTGGTGGTCCATAAGATAGAACTTAAAAATGTTTTTGTTACAAAAATCTCTGACGCAAGTGCAGGATGTGATGATTGTGGAACACTTGCAGAGAGCGTCAGTTTTGTATACAAAGCCATCAGAATTACCACCTATTCACAAGATGCCAAGACGGGCGTTTTTAGTGCTAATCCGAATCCTTTCGAACTTGACATTCCGACATTGAACCCCGAATTTTGATTAGTTTATTTTAATTCGCAAATCCAATATGAGATTTCTATTTTTTCTGTCTTTACTTTTTCTGGCAGGCGCAGCCCGAGGGCAATCACTTGGCAAGACCAAGGCGCACCTGACTGTGCAACGGCTGGCAGAAAAGACAAATTCCAGCTTCTACGCTGCCCGGACTCTAAAAACAACAGCATTAAGCACGGACCCATGCGCGATGATTGTGCCTTGCACACAAAAACCTTTGCCGGTTACATTGATAAGCTTCACCGGTGAGCGGCTAAATGAGTCAAGTGTCTTGCTTCTTTGGCAGACCAGTGA
The nucleotide sequence above comes from Dyadobacter subterraneus. Encoded proteins:
- a CDS encoding type VI secretion system tube protein Hcp, which gives rise to MKKFCYSLLMILPFLFLNVDAAFAQHIFLKAGELTAKGSLIKGYENYIEITGVQFGAEAESSYTKGGGASVGKPSFDVISITKNVDKLSNELLKNIAAGKSIPLIEIATTARPQQGSELVVHKIELKNVFVTKISDASAGCDDCGTLAESVSFVYKAIRITTYSQDAKTGVFSANPNPFELDIPTLNPEF